The Streptomyces sp. HUAS CB01 genome has a segment encoding these proteins:
- a CDS encoding aldehyde dehydrogenase family protein — MNTSTLDTSFLDRTVTDVRGSAESWSATPLTERIALLERLLPRVVSRAPELVAAGARAKGYAPDSPWAAEDWIGGPWALAQNAAAYLHVLRRIAAGKDPVGAEAVHEEDGRTRVDVFPATGWDTLLFNGFTAQVWMRPGTTAEQARSRAAGEYRDRPGRPAVALVLGAGNVAAITALDILHKLYAEGQVVIAKMNPVNDYLRPHFEYVFAEFVERGWVRFVDGGAAEGGYLAAHGDVDAVHVTGSDRTHDAIVWGTDEEAEQRRHEDRPLMDKPFSSELGGVSPCIVVPGPWSDADFRFQAEHIVTSKMNNSGHNCIASQILVVPRDWDGTERLLAEIRRLLRELPPRTDYYPGAGGRLASVLAAHPQAETHGDGCRLLVPDITDHDDVLITEEVFGSALGVVRLPGPTPAAFLRHAVDFANDTLPGTLGATLIVHPRTEKAHREAVRTAIADLRYGTLGVNCWSAVGFLLGFTPWGAHPGHTRQEIGSGIGFVHNAFMLEDIEKTVLRAPFTPAPRGLVTGDPSLSPRPPYFVTNRTALTTVERVTRFSAAPSVRKLPALLASALRG, encoded by the coding sequence ATGAACACCAGCACCCTCGACACCTCCTTCCTCGACCGCACCGTGACCGACGTACGCGGCAGCGCCGAGTCCTGGTCCGCCACCCCGCTCACCGAACGCATCGCCCTCCTGGAGCGCCTGCTGCCGCGTGTGGTCTCCCGTGCCCCCGAGCTGGTCGCGGCCGGTGCCCGCGCGAAGGGGTACGCCCCCGATTCGCCGTGGGCCGCCGAGGACTGGATCGGCGGGCCGTGGGCCCTGGCGCAGAACGCCGCAGCGTATCTGCACGTGCTGCGGCGGATCGCCGCGGGCAAGGATCCCGTCGGCGCCGAGGCCGTCCACGAGGAGGACGGCCGCACGCGGGTCGACGTCTTCCCCGCCACCGGCTGGGACACCCTCCTGTTCAACGGCTTCACGGCCCAGGTGTGGATGCGCCCCGGCACCACCGCGGAGCAGGCACGGAGCCGTGCGGCGGGCGAGTACCGGGACAGGCCCGGCCGCCCGGCCGTGGCTCTGGTGCTCGGGGCCGGCAACGTCGCCGCCATCACCGCGCTGGACATCCTGCACAAGCTCTACGCCGAGGGCCAGGTCGTCATCGCCAAGATGAACCCGGTCAACGACTATCTACGCCCCCACTTCGAGTACGTCTTCGCCGAGTTCGTCGAACGCGGCTGGGTGCGTTTCGTCGACGGCGGTGCGGCCGAAGGCGGTTACCTCGCCGCCCACGGGGACGTGGACGCCGTTCACGTCACCGGCAGCGACCGCACCCACGACGCCATCGTCTGGGGCACCGACGAGGAAGCCGAGCAGCGCCGCCATGAGGACCGGCCGCTCATGGACAAGCCCTTCAGCAGTGAACTGGGCGGTGTCAGCCCCTGCATCGTGGTGCCGGGGCCCTGGAGCGACGCCGACTTCCGCTTCCAGGCAGAACACATCGTCACCAGCAAGATGAACAACTCCGGGCACAACTGCATCGCCAGCCAGATTCTGGTCGTGCCGCGCGACTGGGACGGCACCGAGCGGCTCCTGGCAGAGATCCGGCGGCTGCTGCGCGAACTGCCTCCGCGCACCGACTACTACCCGGGCGCCGGCGGGCGCCTCGCCTCCGTCCTCGCCGCCCACCCGCAGGCGGAGACTCACGGCGACGGCTGCCGACTGCTCGTCCCCGACATCACCGACCACGACGACGTCCTCATCACCGAGGAGGTCTTCGGCAGCGCGCTGGGCGTCGTACGCCTGCCCGGACCGACTCCGGCCGCATTCCTGCGCCACGCCGTCGACTTCGCCAACGACACTCTCCCGGGCACGCTCGGCGCCACTCTGATCGTCCACCCGAGGACCGAGAAGGCCCACCGGGAGGCGGTGCGCACCGCGATCGCCGACCTGCGCTACGGCACCTTGGGCGTCAACTGCTGGTCGGCGGTCGGCTTCCTGCTCGGCTTCACCCCGTGGGGCGCCCACCCCGGGCACACCCGCCAGGAAATCGGCAGCGGCATCGGCTTCGTGCACAACGCGTTCATGCTCGAGGACATCGAGAAGACCGTGCTGCGCGCCCCGTTCACCCCCGCTCCGCGTGGTCTGGTCACGGGCGACCCGTCACTGTCCCCCCGCCCGCCGTACTTCGTCACCAACCGCACCGCACTGACCACCGTGGAGCGCGTCACCCGCTTCTCGGCCGCACCCAGCGTGAGGAAACTGCCCGCTCTCCTCGCATCCGCGTTGCGGGGCTGA
- a CDS encoding MFS transporter, with product MTDTEVAPAVPVGIPKPTNRSRRRAWIVTALLVVFMMINFADKSVLGLAADQIREDLGLSAAAFGLANSAFFLLFSVCGAAVGLLADRIRPKWLLLAMAVLWSVSQAPLAVGGGFAVLITSRVLLGAAEGPAFPVAQQATLSWFPNHRRNLPGALIVLGVTLGVLVAAPVLTWVIHHHGWRSAVAVVALAGVVWALLWIPFGGEGPYAAASDKGSPASAGPGDGTGTGEGTGAGTGTGPARHRTPYRRILATRTWIGATTAYFGTYWVIAFALVWLPSYLHDGLGYSSAASTRLLMLFWGLSGVVVLGQAGLTGWLLRRGIASRWARGRVGGILLLIGAAACLALPSAPAGAASVVLLVAGFGLAGAMGSVAATTVAELVPADRRGGALGIMNAVVTIAGLIAPTLIGRLVDTHGAGGYPYAVLITGGVLLLSGTAAVTLIDPDRDARLLSA from the coding sequence GTGACCGACACCGAAGTCGCACCCGCTGTGCCCGTCGGCATCCCGAAGCCGACGAACAGATCGAGACGCCGAGCGTGGATCGTCACCGCGCTGCTCGTCGTCTTCATGATGATCAATTTCGCCGACAAGTCCGTGCTCGGTCTGGCCGCAGACCAGATCCGCGAGGACCTCGGCCTGTCCGCAGCAGCGTTCGGACTCGCCAACAGCGCCTTCTTCCTGCTGTTCTCGGTCTGCGGCGCCGCGGTGGGGCTGCTCGCCGACCGCATACGGCCCAAGTGGCTGCTGCTGGCGATGGCCGTTCTGTGGTCCGTCTCCCAGGCTCCGCTGGCCGTGGGCGGAGGGTTCGCGGTGCTCATCACCTCGCGTGTCCTCCTCGGCGCCGCCGAGGGGCCCGCCTTCCCCGTCGCGCAGCAGGCCACCCTGTCCTGGTTCCCCAATCACCGACGGAACCTGCCCGGGGCGCTGATCGTGCTGGGGGTCACCCTGGGAGTCCTGGTCGCCGCTCCCGTACTGACGTGGGTGATCCACCACCACGGCTGGCGCTCGGCCGTCGCCGTGGTGGCGCTCGCCGGTGTGGTGTGGGCTCTGCTGTGGATCCCCTTCGGCGGGGAGGGACCGTACGCAGCCGCGTCGGACAAGGGCTCCCCGGCGTCGGCCGGCCCCGGCGACGGGACGGGGACGGGTGAGGGGACGGGGGCCGGAACCGGGACGGGCCCGGCCCGGCACAGGACGCCGTACCGCCGGATCCTCGCCACCCGTACCTGGATCGGTGCGACGACCGCCTACTTCGGTACCTACTGGGTCATCGCCTTCGCCCTGGTCTGGCTCCCTTCCTACCTCCACGACGGGCTGGGCTACTCCTCGGCCGCGTCCACCCGGTTGCTGATGCTGTTCTGGGGTCTGAGCGGCGTCGTCGTGCTCGGACAGGCGGGCCTGACCGGATGGCTGCTGCGCCGCGGGATCGCGAGCCGGTGGGCCCGTGGCAGGGTCGGCGGAATCCTTCTGCTCATCGGCGCCGCAGCATGCCTGGCCCTGCCGTCGGCCCCGGCCGGCGCCGCGTCCGTCGTGCTTCTGGTCGCCGGATTCGGGCTCGCCGGAGCGATGGGCAGCGTCGCCGCCACCACTGTCGCAGAGCTGGTCCCGGCCGATCGCCGGGGCGGCGCCCTGGGCATCATGAACGCCGTGGTGACCATCGCCGGTCTGATCGCCCCGACACTGATCGGCCGCCTCGTGGACACCCATGGAGCGGGGGGCTACCCGTACGCGGTCCTCATCACCGGTGGCGTGCTGCTGCTGAGCGGAACCGCCGCCGTCACGCTGATCGACCCGGACCGCGACGCGCGCCTGCTGTCCGCGTGA
- a CDS encoding long-chain-fatty-acid--CoA ligase encodes MLNLAVALENSARAVPDRTAVVLGVQRLTYAELDAAARRVAGLLRSRGIEPGDKVALSCPNVPWFPIVYYGILKAGAVVVPLNVLLKGREIAYHLTDSEAKAYFCFEGGAELPLGQEGWAGFGETPGCEHFFLMPAAPTEDSPIPGAETLTAALAGQSADFETVATESGDTAVILYTSGTTGRPKGAELTHSNLMLNVLTCHKLFGEIEHDVHLIALPLFHSFGQVVQMNAGLASGATLVLLPRFDARAALALMQRHAVTFFAGVPTMYWALLEEEASDLDLPRIAENLRMAGSGGSALPVEIHRRFAERFGVTILEGYGLSETSPVATFSPRGEKVRPGSIGRPVWGVEVDLVGKDWTPVQGADAIGEIVIRGHNVMKGYFNRPEATADVMRDGWFRTGDLARRDADGWLYIVDRAKDLIIRGGFNVYPREIEEVLLTHPAVSMAAVIGMPHERHGEEIKACVVLAPGAALSEEELIDWCKEEMAGYKYPRLVEFFAVLPTNATGKILKRELRDAGIADTAAIEGAR; translated from the coding sequence ATGCTGAATCTCGCCGTCGCGCTGGAGAACAGTGCCCGTGCCGTGCCCGACCGCACGGCAGTCGTGCTGGGCGTCCAGCGGCTGACCTATGCGGAGCTGGACGCCGCGGCCCGCCGCGTGGCCGGCCTGCTCCGCTCACGCGGCATCGAGCCGGGCGACAAGGTCGCGCTGTCCTGCCCGAACGTGCCGTGGTTCCCGATCGTCTACTACGGCATCCTCAAGGCCGGCGCGGTCGTCGTCCCCCTCAACGTGCTGCTCAAGGGCCGGGAGATCGCGTACCACCTGACCGACTCCGAGGCCAAGGCCTACTTCTGCTTCGAGGGCGGCGCCGAGCTCCCGCTGGGGCAGGAGGGCTGGGCAGGCTTCGGCGAGACGCCGGGCTGCGAGCACTTCTTCCTGATGCCCGCCGCCCCCACCGAGGACTCCCCGATCCCGGGCGCCGAGACCCTGACGGCGGCGCTGGCCGGGCAGAGCGCGGACTTCGAGACGGTGGCGACCGAGTCCGGTGACACGGCGGTCATCCTCTACACCTCCGGCACCACAGGCCGGCCCAAGGGCGCCGAGCTCACCCACTCCAACCTGATGCTCAACGTGCTGACCTGCCACAAGCTCTTCGGCGAGATCGAACACGACGTGCATCTGATCGCCCTGCCGCTGTTCCACTCCTTCGGCCAGGTCGTTCAGATGAACGCCGGCCTCGCCTCAGGGGCGACGCTGGTGCTGCTGCCGCGCTTCGACGCCCGGGCCGCCCTGGCCCTGATGCAGCGCCATGCTGTCACCTTCTTCGCGGGCGTGCCCACGATGTACTGGGCCCTGCTCGAAGAAGAAGCGTCCGACCTTGACCTGCCGCGGATCGCCGAGAATCTGCGCATGGCCGGCTCGGGGGGCTCGGCGCTCCCGGTCGAGATCCACCGCCGTTTCGCCGAGCGGTTCGGCGTCACCATTCTGGAGGGGTACGGCCTGTCGGAGACCAGCCCGGTGGCCACGTTCTCGCCGCGCGGCGAGAAGGTGCGGCCGGGCTCCATCGGACGCCCGGTCTGGGGCGTGGAGGTGGACCTGGTCGGCAAGGACTGGACCCCGGTCCAGGGTGCCGACGCGATCGGCGAGATCGTCATCCGCGGGCACAACGTGATGAAGGGCTACTTCAACCGGCCCGAGGCGACCGCCGACGTGATGCGCGACGGCTGGTTCCGCACCGGTGACCTGGCCCGCCGGGACGCCGACGGGTGGCTCTACATCGTCGACCGCGCCAAGGACCTGATCATCCGCGGCGGTTTCAACGTATACCCGCGGGAGATCGAAGAGGTGCTCCTCACCCATCCCGCCGTGAGCATGGCGGCCGTCATCGGCATGCCGCACGAGCGCCACGGTGAGGAGATCAAGGCCTGCGTGGTCCTCGCTCCGGGAGCGGCGCTCTCCGAGGAGGAGCTGATCGATTGGTGCAAGGAGGAGATGGCCGGCTACAAGTACCCCCGCCTGGTGGAGTTCTTCGCGGTCCTGCCCACGAACGCCACCGGCAAGATCCTCAAGCGCGAGCTCCGGGACGCGGGCATCGCGGATACCGCCGCGATCGAGGGGGCCCGATGA